The sequence CGGGGCGCTCGATGGGGTTGACCAGCGCGCAGATGATGCGCACGCCGCTGGGGTGTCGCGGGCGCGCGGGCAGCACGCCGCCGACGGTAGCGGGGAGGATGTAGTCGTCGGGCACGATGACCACGTCTTCGGGCGCAAACATGAGGCGCAACGTGGTGCCCTGGGCGCGGATCATGTCGTGCAGGTTGCCCACTTCCATGGTGGGCAGCAGCAGGCGGTCGTCGCGGTTGCGGGTGTCCTGACGCAGCCAGGCATCGAAGGCGTCGAAGTTGGTGTGGCCGGCCTGGAAGTAGGGCGCGATCCGGCGAAACAGCTTGGGCCAGAGAATGGCCGCTTGCAGGGCGTCGACGCTGTCCAGCGTGATGCCGGTGCTCATGGACGGCGCCTGGGCCCAGAAGCCGAGCCGGTGCTCGCGCGCATGGCGCACGCTGGCGCGCAGGTGCTCGCGCAGCTCGGGCGGCAGGCCGAGGTAGAAGGCGCCATAGGCGTGGCCCTGGTGCAGCATGAAGGCGTTGAGGCTGGTGTCGAGCATGTGCGGCTGCATGAAGATGCGCGAGCCGTCGACCGAGGGGTGCTCGCCGGTGTACACGAACGCGACGCTGCGGCCGTAGGTGTCGAGCCCCATCGACAGGATGTAGCCGCGCACCGGGTGGTGCTCGACCGATTCGACCTTGTAGGGGTGGCTGTCGAAGTACTTGATGGCACCGAAACCAATGCGTGCCATGAGCGCGTCGCGGGCGGCGAGGGCGAGCGGCAGGTGCTGGTGGTACTCGATGTCTTCGACCTCGAAGTGCGTCTCGAGCGCGTCAACCCCCTCGAAGCGAATGCTGGTGATGCCGGCCTGATTGAAGCCGGGCATGCGGTTGGGGCGGGGCAGGCGCTCGACCAGTTGCGGGTTGTCGGGCTGGAACTTGATGGTGTCGCCGTCGGGCTCGGGGCCGCTGAGCGGGATGTGCGGGTAGTGGATGTGAAAGCTGCCCTTGATGAGCGTGTAGGCCATGTGCGCAGGCTCCCTGATGTTGCGCGACGCGAGGTGGCGCCGCACTTTCAGGGTAGTTGGCCGTATCGCGAATGGCATTGTTGATATCCGTGCCAGCGCCCCCATCTGCCAACAGGTGCGCGCATCAATACCTGATCGGTGATAGCGTTGTGCATTGCACCCCTTGCCGTTTCCAGGAAGCTCCATGCGTATCGACCCGAACCAGCAACGCGTTTTCGAAGCCTTTGCCCGCCGCAATGGCCGCCCGCTCAGCCCCTGGCAGAAGATTGCCGGCTCGGTGGCTGCCATCGGTCTGTTTGGCCTGGCGCTGGTGTTCTCGGTGGTGGTGTTTGCCGTGGTGCTGACCGTCGGCGCGGCGGTGTGGGGCTGGTTCTGGTGGAAGACGCGCAGTTTGCGCAAGCAGATGCGCGAGGCGCAGGCGAATCAGCCGGGGCGTGCGCAGGAGGGCCTGGTGATCGAGGGTGAAGTGATCCGCGAGGTGAATGAGCCCGACGAGCGACGCCCTTGAGCGACGCGATGCCTGGCGGCGTCAGGCGAAAATATTGACCTGCTCGCCCGAAGCCGGGTTGGGCTCGATCTGCGACAAGGCCGTCTGCAATTGACGGCTGGCGCCTTCGGCGCCAACGGCCGGCTCGTTCTGGGTGGCCAGTTCCCGTTGGGCTTGTTGAATCAGCTGAGCGGCGACGGCCGCGACCCGGTAGTCCTGCGACGAGGGGTCGGCCGGGGCCAGCGCTGCGCGCTGGATCTGCTGCGCCTTGGCAATGGTCTCGTCCGGCGTGCGGCCGGGGGAGACGTCGATGCCCACCTCGCCGCCCACGGCATACATCTGCCCGTCCGGGCCACGCACGGTGGAAAAGCTCGCGCCGCCTTGCGCCAGGCCACCGGCGGCAGCCAGATGCGCGGCCTCGTGCGAGCGGACCTTGCGGTCGGTGCTGGCGAGGGCGGCCACTTCTGCTGCGACGGCGGCCGCTTCGCGCGAATCGGGTTTGTTGCTGTCGGCCTGGTTGGGCGCAGCGTCGGCCTTGGCCGGGGTGACGGTCGACGCGGCATCGCCCGCTGGTGCGCGCAGCGGCGTGGCATGGTGCACTGGCAAGGCGGCGGACACGGACATCATGAGATATCCCCTCGGGCGATCAACAACGCCACTTTAGTGCGTTTTGGTGCCATGCAAAAGGGTTAGATGGGCTTTGTTGCAGGGGGCAGTTCCCTTGCGGGGCAAGGGTTCAGGGCGTGCTCGGTGGCGTGTTGGCGGGCGCGGGCAGGTGCTGTTCGAACCAGTGCACCAGCACCGGGATGACGCGTGCCAGCGCCGCCGGGGCGGTGAGGCCGGCATCGTCCGCGTCATGCCACTGGGCGTCGCCATGAATCAGCCCGAAGGCCTGACGAAGCATGGCGCGGGCAGGGTCGTCGTGGCTGACGGCGAGGCACAGCGGCAGGGCGAGTGCGCCGAGCGGACCGGCGCCGGCCAGATCGATGCGTCCGCCGAGGCAGAACAGCGCGCTGAGCCGGTCGGCCGAGCGGCTGGCGGCGCGAAGGGCGGCGCCGCTGGCGGTGCCGCTGGCGACCAGGCCGCGCGCCAGGCCGTGCAGCGGCGGCTGGTGGTCGAGCCAGGCGAGGGCGGCTTCGATGCGATTGGCGAGCAGCGGCGTGTTGTAGCGCAGGTCGGGGTCGCGCTCGTCTTCGTGCGTGGTGGCCAGATCGAGCCCGAGGGTGGCGAAGCCGGCGCGGTTGAGGGCGTCGCCGATCGCGCGCTCGCGGGCAGTCTGCTCGTCATCGAGCGTGCTGCGAGCGAGGATCACGAGGCCGCGCACATCCGGTGCGTGGGCCTGCCGGGCAGCCAGCCAGACCGGGCCGGCGGGGAGACTGAGCGTGGTGTGGCGGAGCGTGAGCGACATGGCGGGAGCATCGCACGCCTATCCGGCCGTTGTCGAGCCGATGGCGACCGGGATGCGACGGTTGCCAAAGGGCCGCTCGAAGCGGCCGAAACGCCCGGGCAACGCGTGGCCGCAGTGGCGGCACTGGCCGTGCGTGTCGAGCCGGTAGTCGGGAATGTCGTAACCGAGCCGGGTGATGACGGTTTCGCCGCAACCCGGGCAACGCGTGCTGGCGCCGTCACGGTCGGCCACGTTGCCGATATAGACGTAGTGCAGGCCGGCGTTGAGCGCGCAGCGGCGCAGCCGGGTGAGGGTGGCGTGCGGGGTGCCGTGGCGATCGGTGAGCTTGAAGTCGGGATGGAAGGCCGTCAGGTGCAGCGGTACGTCATCGCCCAGTTCGCGGTGGATCCACTCGGCCATGGCGGTGATTTCTGCGTTGGAATCGTTCTCGCCGGGGATGACCAGGGTGGTGATCTCGAACCACACATCGCTCTCGTGGCGCAGCCAGACCAGGGTATCGAGCACCGGTTGCAGCCGCGCGCCGCACAGCTTTTTGTAGAAGTCGTCGGTGAAGGCCTTGAGGTCGACATTGGCCGCATCCATGTGGGCGAAGAAGTCGGCGCGGCCCTGGCCGTGGATGTAGCCGGCGGTGACGGCGACCGTCTTGAGGCCGATGGCATGGCAGGCAATGGCGGTGTCGATGGCGTATTCGGCGAAAATCACCGGGTCGTTGTAGGTGAAGGCCACGCTGGTGCTGCCCCAGCGCTGCGCGGCGGCGGCGATGGCCTCGGGCGTGGCGACGTCCATCAGGCGGTCCATGTCGCGCGATTTGCTGATGTCCCAGTTCTGGCAGAACTTGCAGGCCAGGTTGCAGCCGGCGGTGCCGAAGGAGAGCACGCTGCTGCCGGGGTAAAAGTGGTTGAGCGGCTTCTTTTCGATCGGGTCGATGCAGAAGCCGGAGCTGCGCCCCCAGGTGGTGAGCTCCATGTGGTCGCCGACGCGCTGCCGCACGAAGCAGGCGGCGCGCTGGCCTTCGTGCAGGCGGCAGGTGCGCGGGCACAGGTCGCATTCGATCCGCCCGTCATCAAGCGTATGCCAGTAGCGGGCAGGGACTCGGGATGCGGTGTCGTGCATATGCGCCTCCGGGGGGCTAGGCGTCGTCCTCCCGCCACTTGCGGACCGGATACGTGGCGACCATCACCGCCGAGCTCCAGTAATCGGGCGAGAGGCCGGCTTTCTTCTTGAGCTCGGCGAGGAAGTCGCGCGGATCGGGCAACTGCGCCCACACCTGCGGCAAGAAGGTGGCCTGCTGGCAGCCGTTGAAGAAGATCACGCCGTCCTCGCCGGGGCGCAGCTGGGCGATGACCTCGGCCTCGGACCTGGCGTCGAGAAACTCGGCGCGGCCGAGCAGGGACACCTCGACCCGGATGTCCGGCCACTCGTCGACGGTCAGTGCGGTAAAACGGGGGTCGCGCAGGGCGGCGGCCTGTGCATTGGCGACCACGTCGTCGGCCAGTGCGCGATGCGGCTTGAGGCTGCCGATACAGCCGCGCAACTGGCCATTGCGGGTGAGGGTGACGAAGGTGGCGCCGCGCTCGGCCAAGTCCGGGTCGGGCGCCGGCGCGGGACCGAGTTCGAGTGCGTGTTCGATGGCGGCGCGGGCGCGGGCGAGCAGGCGGGCGCCGAGGTCGGGTTCAGTGAGCGACATGACGTTGGGCTGGCGTAAAGGCAATGCTGGTATAGCCCACCACGCGATTGCGGTCACCGGCGGTGTCGCCGGAATTGCGCAGATCGAGCACGGTGGGGGCGAGGTGGTGGCGCTGGGCGGCGAGCAGCATGCCTTCGATGGGTAGCGCACCGCAGGCCTGGTCGAAGCCGAGCCCGCCCTGCAGGCGTTCGATCTGCTCCACCGTGGCGCGGTCGCGCCAGCGCGCCTGATGGTAGGGCAGGTAGTGCGACAGGTCGGAGGAGATGACGATCAGCGTGTCATCGTCGCCCCACAGGCGGTCGAGCAGATGGGCGACGCGCTCGGCCGTGGTGTCGCCGACCACGATGGGCACCACGGTGAAGTGGTCGAGCACGCTCTGCAAAAACGGCAGTTGCACTTCGAGCGCATGTTCGAGCGCATGCGGGGCGTCGTTCGACCAGAACATCCGGCTCATCCTGGATTGCCAGCCAGCACTCGCGGTCCACCGCCACCTCGCCCAGCGGGGTGGCAAACGATTGCGCCGCCGGCAGGGCAAAGCCGCGCACCGGAACGCGGTGACACGGGCCGAGCAACACCACACGGCGATAGAACTCGCGCGTGCTGCGCAGGCTGGCGTAGGCGGCCGCAGCGATGGGGCCGGAATAGACATAGCCGGCATGGGGGACGATCAGCGCCTTGGGCCAGTGTACGGTGTCCAGCGGCATGGCAGAGTTGAGCATGTCGCCGATCATGATCTGCAGGGCGCGGGGGTCGGCCGGGTAGAAGGCGCCGGCGACAGCAGGCGGGCGGATGGAAGCGTTGGCCATGACAGGCTCCGGAAAACCGTAGTGTTTTCAGGGTCATTATAGGCCTTGCCGCCGGCCCGGGCCGGCGCGGTGTGGCTATCCGGTTGGCCGTGCGCTCACGCCTGCGGCGTACGGTAGCCCGGCCGCAGCGCGTGCAACAGCCGCAACAGCTGCGTGCGCGAGACCACGATCATCACGTTTCCGATCAGGACCAGACCGACGCCGGTGACCGCGGCGGGCGTCCAGTGATAGTTTTCGAACAGGGTGGAGATACCCAACGCAACAAGGGGAAAGGCGACCATCGCGTAAGCGGCCCGCTCGGCGCCGATGCGCCCGAGCAGGGTCAGGAAGCTGCCGAAGGCCAGCACGGAGCCGAACAGCGCCAGGTAGATCAGCGACCCCGTGTAGCCCCAGGTGGCGGCGTAGGTAAACGGCAGGCCCTGGAACGACGCGATGAGGCCCAGCAAGGTGGCGCCGTAGGCCATGCCGTAGGCGTTGGTCTGAACCACCGGCAGGCCCGCGCGCTGGTTGCGGGTCGACACCATGTTGCCCAGCGAGGCGATGAAGGTGCCCGTCACACTCAGCAGCAGGCCGTTGAGGGCGGCGCCGTCGACCTCCAGGCTGGCCAGCTCAGGCAGGAAGACCAGGCCGATACCGACCAGGCCGATCACGGCGCCGGCCAGGACCGACGCGTCCGGGCGCTTGCGAAAGAACAGCGCGCCGTTGGCGATGTTCATCAGCACGATGGTCGAGAACACCACTGCGATCAGGCCGCTGGTCAGATGCGCCGTGGCCCAGTAGACCACCAGGTAGTTGAGGCCGAACAGGGTCAGCCCCTGCGCCATCATCCACAGATGCTGACGCGGCGCGAAACGCATCGGCAGCCTCTTCCAGCGGCACCATGCCAGCAGGATCAGCGCCGCCAGGGCAAAGCGATAGGCGACCGAGACTTCGCTCGGTACCTCGCCGAGCTGAAACTTGATGGCGAAGAAGGTGGAGCCCCAGATCAGGACCGTGGTGAGGTAGAGCGTGCCGGTATGCGTCAACATGGGAAATCACCCTGGCAGAAATGCAGCGATGTGATTCGTTATACGCAGTGCCCGTGAATTAGAAAAACGATATTATTTGATGCCGTTGATTACGCTCGCTAATGGATTTGCCATGCCGCGGAATATTGATATCAGCCTGATACGCACCTTTCTTGCCGTTGCCCAGTCCGGCGGCATGACGGCGGCGGCGCATGCGCTGAGTCTCACGCAAGGCGCGGTCAGCCAGCAGATCCGGCGTCTTGAGGGCATGTTCGACGCGCCCTTGTTTGAACGCCGCGCCAAGACGGTCCGGCTGACGCCGACCGGCGAGCGCCTGATGGCGCGGGCGTATCGCCTGATCGCACTGAACGACGAGACCTGGCAGTTGATGACCCAGCCGGCGTTCATCGGCGAAATCCGGTTGGGCGTGCCGCTCGACATCGTCCGGCCGCTGATGCCGCCGATCCTGCGGCGCTTCAGCCAGGCACACCCGGGGATCCAGCTGACCCTGGTCAGCGACATGACCGAGACGCTGCTGGCCGCCCTCAAGAACGGTGAGATCGATCTGACGCTGACCACCGAGAGCGTGCCGGCCAAGGGCGATGGCTTGCTGCTGAGCGACCGCCTGGTGTGGATGGGCGCACACAACGGCGAAGCCTGCTTCAAGACGCCCTTGCCGGTGTCGCTGGGGTCCGAGTTCTGTGCGTTCCGGCGGCCGGCGCTCGATGCCTTGAGCCGGGCCGGCATCGACTGGCAGGCCATCTGCAGCGTGGGCAACCTTGAGTCGATTCTTGCCACGGTCGAGGCCGATATGGCCGTTGCGCCCTATCTGTCGGCGCTGGTGCCGGGCAACCTGACCGCCATCCACCCCGAAGTGGGCCTGCCCGCGCTGCCGGCCAGCCATATCAATCTGCGCATGCCCGAGGCTGGCAGCACGCGGCTGGCCAATGAGCTGGCCACACATATTCGGCAAGGTTTTGACGCGCTGCGCGCGGGGCGATCGAGCCTGCCGACACCCTAGCTGCCGGTCAGCCCGGCCCCGCCCAGGCTCATCCACACCAGCCCGCCGCCCAGCCCAAGGCCGACCGCAACCATGGCAGCCAGGACACGCTTGGCCACGCTGCGCCCGCCCACGCTGACGGCCAGGGTGGTCTTGAAGGCGAGGTTGGCGATCATCGCCAGGCCGATGGCGGTGACGGTGGGAACGGCGTCGAGGCGGTCGAGCGAGAACAGACGCAGGCTGGACAGGGTGATGGCGTCGACATCGGTGAGGCCCGAGACCAGCGCAATCAGATACAGGCCCTTGCTGCCGGCCACGTCCGACAACCAGGCCGCGCCGAGCAGCACGGCGGCGTAGATGGCGCCGAAGGTCAGCGCGGCGCGCAATTCGGTGGGGTTCTTGGTGTCGGGGACCGGCGTGCCGTCGTGGGTCATCAAGGTCTTCCACTGCAGGGCCAGTGCGAGCAGGCCGAGACCGAGGCCGGGGCCGGCGATGATCACCACTTGCAGCAGCAGGTCGGGCGCCAGCACCGCACAGACCACCGCCACCCGCACCAGCATGACCAGGTTGGCGATGACGATGACCAGCGCCGCGATGGGCGCGAACTCAGTCCGCTTGCGGCCGTCGCGCGCAAAGACGAGGGTGGTTGCGGTACTCGATACCAGTCCGCCGAACAGGCCCACCAGCGGCGCGCCATAGCGCCCGCCGACCAGTTGCAGGGCGGCATAACCGGCCAGGCTGACGCCCGAAATGAGCACCACCATCAACCACACCTGGTAGGGGTTGAGCGCATCGAAGGGGCCGAAGTTGTGGTTGGGCAGCACCGGCAGGATGACCAGCGAGATCACGCTGAACTGCAGGATGGAGTTCCAGTCGCGCGCCGTGAGGCGGGTGGCCCAGCCACGCAGGGTGGTCTTGAAATAGAGCAGGGCGGTGACGCCGACGGCGATCATGATCGACAGCCGCACCTGCCCCTCCCACACCATGAAACCGAGCACATGGCACAGCAGCAGCGCCGCCACGGAGGTGGTGCCGGCGTCTTGCGGGTCGGGGTTTTGCAGGTAGGCGGCAATGATCATGACGCCGATCAGGGTCAGGCTGACCAGGAAGGGCCACAGGCTGTCGAAGCGCTCGCCGAGCAGACCGGCAAGCGCGCCGAGCAGGCCGACCAGGCCGAAGGTGCGCAGGCCGGCGCGGGGTGCCGGTTGGCGTTCGCGCTCCAGCCCGAGCATGAGCCCGATGCCGAGGGCGACCAGGATGGCCTGGAATTGCGTCGGGTCGAGGGGGAGTTCTGGCGCCATTCGTGTGGGGTCGGTCGTGGTCCGCAAGGCCCATTCTACGCCGCATTGCCGGCGAGGCGGCGCGTGCCGCCGGGGCCGCTCGCAGGTAGAATCGCGCCATGCAAAAAATTGCCCATCGCCATTTCGCCCTGGTGCCTGCCGCCGGCGGCGGTTCCCGCATGGGGCGGGAAACCCCCAAACAGTATCTGACGCTGATGGGCGAGCCGCTGCTGCGCCACACCTTGCGCGTGCTGTGCTCGGTGCCGCAGATCGAGCGCGTCTATGTGGTGTTGTCGGTCGGCGACCAGACCTGGAACGGCTTCGACTGGTCCGACCTCGGCGACAAGCTCAAGCCGATCTACGTCGGCGGCCCCTCACGTGCCGACAGCGTACTCAATGGCCTGCGCGCCATCCGCCCGGATGTGCGCGATGGCGACTGGGTGCTGGTGCACGATGCGGCGCGTCCGTGTCTGGCGCCGTGGCATGTCGATACGCTGATCAACACACTCGACGATGACGAGGTGGGTGGGCTGCTGGCCGTGCCGGTGGCCGACACACTCAAGCGCGCCGACCCGCAGGGCCGGGCCGTGGCCACCGTGCCGCGCGACAGCCTGTGGCAGGCCCAGACGCCGCAGATGTTCCGCTACATGATGCTGCGCCGCGCGCTCGAGTCGGCGCGCGATGTGACCGACGAGGCCAGTGCCATCGAAGCCGCCGGCCTGCGCCCGCGCCTGGTGCGCGGCGATCCGACCAATCTCAAAGTGACCTATCCGCTCGACCTGCACCTGGCCGAGTGGATTCTGCAAAACCGGGAGAGCTGACATGAGCGCGCCTTTTCGCATCGGCCAGGGCTTTGATGTCCACGCGCTGGTGGCCGGTCGGCCGCTGATCATTGGCGGCGTATCGATTCCTTTTGCCAGCGGGCTGCTCGGCCACTCGGATGCCGACGTGCTGCTGCACGCCATCACCGAT comes from Denitromonas sp. and encodes:
- a CDS encoding lamin tail domain-containing protein, with product MAYTLIKGSFHIHYPHIPLSGPEPDGDTIKFQPDNPQLVERLPRPNRMPGFNQAGITSIRFEGVDALETHFEVEDIEYHQHLPLALAARDALMARIGFGAIKYFDSHPYKVESVEHHPVRGYILSMGLDTYGRSVAFVYTGEHPSVDGSRIFMQPHMLDTSLNAFMLHQGHAYGAFYLGLPPELREHLRASVRHAREHRLGFWAQAPSMSTGITLDSVDALQAAILWPKLFRRIAPYFQAGHTNFDAFDAWLRQDTRNRDDRLLLPTMEVGNLHDMIRAQGTTLRLMFAPEDVVIVPDDYILPATVGGVLPARPRHPSGVRIICALVNPIERPEHGNETVTLLNASNTDIALTGWRIADAKGSQAIDGGIARGETLRIHLSSAVKLNNDRDTITVLDADGQIVDQVAYEPKDLPDEGVSVTF
- a CDS encoding putative metalloprotease CJM1_0395 family protein translates to MMSVSAALPVHHATPLRAPAGDAASTVTPAKADAAPNQADSNKPDSREAAAVAAEVAALASTDRKVRSHEAAHLAAAGGLAQGGASFSTVRGPDGQMYAVGGEVGIDVSPGRTPDETIAKAQQIQRAALAPADPSSQDYRVAAVAAQLIQQAQRELATQNEPAVGAEGASRQLQTALSQIEPNPASGEQVNIFA
- a CDS encoding alpha/beta hydrolase, encoding MSLTLRHTTLSLPAGPVWLAARQAHAPDVRGLVILARSTLDDEQTARERAIGDALNRAGFATLGLDLATTHEDERDPDLRYNTPLLANRIEAALAWLDHQPPLHGLARGLVASGTASGAALRAASRSADRLSALFCLGGRIDLAGAGPLGALALPLCLAVSHDDPARAMLRQAFGLIHGDAQWHDADDAGLTAPAALARVIPVLVHWFEQHLPAPANTPPSTP
- the amrS gene encoding AmmeMemoRadiSam system radical SAM enzyme — translated: MHDTASRVPARYWHTLDDGRIECDLCPRTCRLHEGQRAACFVRQRVGDHMELTTWGRSSGFCIDPIEKKPLNHFYPGSSVLSFGTAGCNLACKFCQNWDISKSRDMDRLMDVATPEAIAAAAQRWGSTSVAFTYNDPVIFAEYAIDTAIACHAIGLKTVAVTAGYIHGQGRADFFAHMDAANVDLKAFTDDFYKKLCGARLQPVLDTLVWLRHESDVWFEITTLVIPGENDSNAEITAMAEWIHRELGDDVPLHLTAFHPDFKLTDRHGTPHATLTRLRRCALNAGLHYVYIGNVADRDGASTRCPGCGETVITRLGYDIPDYRLDTHGQCRHCGHALPGRFGRFERPFGNRRIPVAIGSTTAG
- the amrA gene encoding AmmeMemoRadiSam system protein A, coding for MSLTEPDLGARLLARARAAIEHALELGPAPAPDPDLAERGATFVTLTRNGQLRGCIGSLKPHRALADDVVANAQAAALRDPRFTALTVDEWPDIRVEVSLLGRAEFLDARSEAEVIAQLRPGEDGVIFFNGCQQATFLPQVWAQLPDPRDFLAELKKKAGLSPDYWSSAVMVATYPVRKWREDDA
- a CDS encoding DMT family transporter, which produces MLTHTGTLYLTTVLIWGSTFFAIKFQLGEVPSEVSVAYRFALAALILLAWCRWKRLPMRFAPRQHLWMMAQGLTLFGLNYLVVYWATAHLTSGLIAVVFSTIVLMNIANGALFFRKRPDASVLAGAVIGLVGIGLVFLPELASLEVDGAALNGLLLSVTGTFIASLGNMVSTRNQRAGLPVVQTNAYGMAYGATLLGLIASFQGLPFTYAATWGYTGSLIYLALFGSVLAFGSFLTLLGRIGAERAAYAMVAFPLVALGISTLFENYHWTPAAVTGVGLVLIGNVMIVVSRTQLLRLLHALRPGYRTPQA
- a CDS encoding LysR family transcriptional regulator is translated as MPRNIDISLIRTFLAVAQSGGMTAAAHALSLTQGAVSQQIRRLEGMFDAPLFERRAKTVRLTPTGERLMARAYRLIALNDETWQLMTQPAFIGEIRLGVPLDIVRPLMPPILRRFSQAHPGIQLTLVSDMTETLLAALKNGEIDLTLTTESVPAKGDGLLLSDRLVWMGAHNGEACFKTPLPVSLGSEFCAFRRPALDALSRAGIDWQAICSVGNLESILATVEADMAVAPYLSALVPGNLTAIHPEVGLPALPASHINLRMPEAGSTRLANELATHIRQGFDALRAGRSSLPTP
- a CDS encoding MgtC/SapB family protein, yielding MAPELPLDPTQFQAILVALGIGLMLGLERERQPAPRAGLRTFGLVGLLGALAGLLGERFDSLWPFLVSLTLIGVMIIAAYLQNPDPQDAGTTSVAALLLCHVLGFMVWEGQVRLSIMIAVGVTALLYFKTTLRGWATRLTARDWNSILQFSVISLVILPVLPNHNFGPFDALNPYQVWLMVVLISGVSLAGYAALQLVGGRYGAPLVGLFGGLVSSTATTLVFARDGRKRTEFAPIAALVIVIANLVMLVRVAVVCAVLAPDLLLQVVIIAGPGLGLGLLALALQWKTLMTHDGTPVPDTKNPTELRAALTFGAIYAAVLLGAAWLSDVAGSKGLYLIALVSGLTDVDAITLSSLRLFSLDRLDAVPTVTAIGLAMIANLAFKTTLAVSVGGRSVAKRVLAAMVAVGLGLGGGLVWMSLGGAGLTGS
- the ispD gene encoding 2-C-methyl-D-erythritol 4-phosphate cytidylyltransferase, with product MQKIAHRHFALVPAAGGGSRMGRETPKQYLTLMGEPLLRHTLRVLCSVPQIERVYVVLSVGDQTWNGFDWSDLGDKLKPIYVGGPSRADSVLNGLRAIRPDVRDGDWVLVHDAARPCLAPWHVDTLINTLDDDEVGGLLAVPVADTLKRADPQGRAVATVPRDSLWQAQTPQMFRYMMLRRALESARDVTDEASAIEAAGLRPRLVRGDPTNLKVTYPLDLHLAEWILQNRES